GCTCGTCCGGAGACGGCTGCCCGGTCAGCACCTTCAGCACCTCGCCCGGCGCCACGAAGCTCTCGCCGACGCAGAGGTATGCCACACACGTCACGGCCAGCAGCAGCGCCAGCGCGCCCGCCACCACGGCGGCCCGCCGGTGCAGCAGGAACGTCCCGCGCCCGGCCCGCAGCACCGCGTACCCCGCAGGGCGAATAGTCACAGTGGAACTAGTCACGCCGGCACCGCCTTCCGCCGTACCAGCGTCACCAGGAACGGCACCCCGATCAGCGCCGTCATCACCCCGGCCGGCACCTCGCTCGGCGGGAAGACCACCCGCCCCACCGTGTCCGCGACGAGCAGCATCACCGGCCCGATCAGCGCCGCCATCGGCAGCACCCACCGGTGGTCGCTGCCCACGACGGCCCGCGCGATGTGCGGTACGGCGAGCCCGATGAAGGCGATCGGCCCGGCGGCCGCGACCCCGGCCCCCGTCAGCACGGTCGCCCCGATCCCGCCGACGATCCGTACGACCGCCACGTTCTGCCCGAGCCCCGTCGCCACGTCCTCGCCGAGCGCCAGCGCATCGAGCCCGCGCGCGACACACAGCACCAGCACCACACCCACCAGCAGGAACGGCCAGATCTGGCCGACGATCTCGGAGTCCCGCCCGCCCAGCGACCCGATCTGCCAGAACCGGAACTCGTCCAGCGCGGAGGCCTTCGTCGTCAGTACGCCCTGGGTCACCGACACCAGCAGTGCGTTGATCGCGGCCCCGCCCAGCGCCAGCTTCACGGGGGTCGCACCGCCCCGCCCGCGCGAGGCGATCGCGTACACGGCGACGGACGCGAACGCGGCCCCCGCGAAGGCGAACCACACGTACCCGCTCAGCGTGTGGATCCCCGCGAAGGCGATGGCGAGCACGACGCCCACCGAAGCGCCCTGGCTGATCCCGAGGATCCCCGGGTCCGCGATCGGGTTGCGCGTGATGCCCTGAAGCACCGTCCCGGCCAGCGCCAGCGAGGCGCCCACCATCAGACCGATCAGCGTCCGCGGCACCCGCATCTGCCGTACGACCTCGGCCGCGTCGCTGTGCCCGCCGTGCAGCAGGGCGTCGATCACCGCGGAGGGGGCGATGGTCCTGGCCCCGACCGCGAGGCTGAAGAGGACCGCGAGCAGCAGGGCCAGGACGGCGACGGCCGTCCCTGCGATGCGGCGGCGGCCCACAGGTATTGACATGGGGTCCGTCTCAAGGGGGTTGGTAAGGCTTCGCTAAGTCTAAGCAGTGGGGCAGGAGAGGATGGAGGCATGGCTACGCAACCGCTCACGGTCGGCTTCGACCTCGACATGACCCTGATCGACTCGCGCCCCGGCATCCGTGCCGCGTACGAGGCCTTCTCCGCCCACACCGGCACCTACATCGACGCCGAACTGGCGGTCACCCGCCTCGGTCCGCCCCTGGAGCAGGAGCTCGCCGAGTGGTTCCCGGCCGACAAGATCGCGGAGATGGCGGACCTGTACCGCGAGAGGTATCCCACATTCGCGATCGAGGGAACGCTCGCGATGCCCGGCGCCCGCGAGGCGGTCGCGGCGGTCCAGGCCCACGGCGGCCGCGCGATCGTCGTCACGGCGAAGTACGAGCCGAACGCCAAGCTCCACCTCGACCACCTGGGCATCGACGCGGACGCGGTGATCGGCAGCCTCTGGGCGGAGCGCAAGGCGGAGGCGCTGCGCGAGCACGGCGCGAGCGTGTACGTCGGCGACCACACCGGCGACGTACGCGGTGCGCACACGGCGGGCGCGCTCGCGGTCGGCGTCCCGACGGGACCCATCAGCGCGGACGAGCTGCGCGAGGCGGGCGCGGAGGTGGTCCTGACGGACCTGACCGAGTTCCCCGCCTGGCTGAAGAGCTACGTGGCCGAGCGCGCCTGACGGCGCTGGTACGCGACCGACCGCAGCACCCCGGCCGCCGCGACGACGAACCCGACGCCCATCAGCATGCAGACCGCGTACGCGATCGAAGGGAACGGATCGGTCCCCAGGAAGAGCGGTGCCACCGTGACCAGCGTGGCGACGGCCCCGACGAAGAAGATGATCGCCCCGGCCTGAACCAGCCGGTCACCGGCACGGACCTCGGAGGGATTGGTTTCGGTACTCACCCGGTCAGGGTAGTTCCCTGCCCGCAGGACCCATACTCTGGACGGTGGCGGGTCGGTGATGCGACCCGCTGTAGTGCTATCCAGAGCCGTTTTCTACGAGTACGAGGACGAGGACAGACGGTGCCTACCGGCAAGGTCAAATGGTTCAACAGCGAGAAGGGCTTCGGCTTCCTCTCCCGTGACGACGGCGGTGACGTCTTCGTCCATTCCTCCGTGCTCCCGTCCGGTGTCGACGCCCTCAAGCCCGGCCAGCGCGTGGAGTTCGGTGTGGTCGCAGGCCAGCGCGGTGACCAGGCGCTTTCGGTGACGATCCTCGACCCGACGCCCTCGGTGGCCGCGGCCCAGCGCCGCAAGCCCGACGAACTGGCGTCCATCGTCCAGGACTTGACGACGCTCCTGGAGAACATCACTCCGAGCCTGGAGCGGGGCCGCTACCCCGACAAGGCGTCCGGCGCGAAGATCGCGGGCCTGCTGAGGGCGGTCGCGGACCAGCTCGACGTGTAACCCGTCACTTCCGAGTGGGCCGGGGCAGAGTACGTACTCTGCCCCGGCCCACTTTGCGTAGCCATGTCAACAACACTCCGCTACGATCGCGGCGTGATCCTTCTGGTGAGCCGACGGCACGTAGACCTCGGCCGAGTCACCACCTCAGGTTGTTGCCCGGCCATCTGACCGGCCCGCCTGCACCTTCCGCGCGCTTCGACGCGCCCCTTCCTGCCTTCGTACCGCGTTCCCTGCCTCCTGCTCAGGACAAGGACCCGCCATGCCCTTCCTCCCGCGCGCCCTCGTGCGCCCGGCCGCCCTGACCGCTGCCCTCCTGGGCCTCGTCGCCGGGGCCGTCTCCGCCTCGGCCGCATCCCCCGAGTACGGCCCGCTGCCGCCCCGCAACCCGGCCACCGCCGCCAACGGCACCGCCACGATGCACGGCGACAGCGCCTCCAGCGACACCACCCCGTACGCGGGACCCGGCACGGGGTCGGTCACCGCATCCCGTACGGCACTCGCCTCCGCCTGCCCCACCGTCGTGATCGGCGACGACGGCTACCCCGTCACCCTCTGCACGACGATCTTCGGCCAGACCCCCACCGTCCACCTCCTCGACCCGGGCAACGGCGCCGACCTCGCCTCGCTCGCCCTCCCCAAGGGCAGCCTCTTCGGCGGCGTCTACGCCTACCTCGACCAGGACAACGCCCTCGTCGCGGTCGACGGCGACGACAACCTCCTCCGCATAGGCCACCACCGCACCTCCTCCGGCTGGCAGTTGACGGTCGACCAGTCCACCCCGCTCGCCTCCGCACTCCCCGAGGGCGACAACGTGGTCGGCCTCAGCCCCGGCTGGAACGGTCACATCTGGTTCGCGACGACCGGCGGCGTCATCGGTACGGTCGACACCGGTACGGGAGCGGTGCACACGATCAGCACCGGCGAAGAGGTCCAGAACAGCATCTCGACGATCCCCGGCCGCACGGCGGTCGCGA
The sequence above is drawn from the Streptomyces sp. NBC_01465 genome and encodes:
- a CDS encoding cold-shock protein — translated: MPTGKVKWFNSEKGFGFLSRDDGGDVFVHSSVLPSGVDALKPGQRVEFGVVAGQRGDQALSVTILDPTPSVAAAQRRKPDELASIVQDLTTLLENITPSLERGRYPDKASGAKIAGLLRAVADQLDV
- a CDS encoding HAD family hydrolase, which codes for MATQPLTVGFDLDMTLIDSRPGIRAAYEAFSAHTGTYIDAELAVTRLGPPLEQELAEWFPADKIAEMADLYRERYPTFAIEGTLAMPGAREAVAAVQAHGGRAIVVTAKYEPNAKLHLDHLGIDADAVIGSLWAERKAEALREHGASVYVGDHTGDVRGAHTAGALAVGVPTGPISADELREAGAEVVLTDLTEFPAWLKSYVAERA
- a CDS encoding FecCD family ABC transporter permease; the protein is MSIPVGRRRIAGTAVAVLALLLAVLFSLAVGARTIAPSAVIDALLHGGHSDAAEVVRQMRVPRTLIGLMVGASLALAGTVLQGITRNPIADPGILGISQGASVGVVLAIAFAGIHTLSGYVWFAFAGAAFASVAVYAIASRGRGGATPVKLALGGAAINALLVSVTQGVLTTKASALDEFRFWQIGSLGGRDSEIVGQIWPFLLVGVVLVLCVARGLDALALGEDVATGLGQNVAVVRIVGGIGATVLTGAGVAAAGPIAFIGLAVPHIARAVVGSDHRWVLPMAALIGPVMLLVADTVGRVVFPPSEVPAGVMTALIGVPFLVTLVRRKAVPA